A genome region from Dehalococcoidia bacterium includes the following:
- a CDS encoding IS1182 family transposase yields MLGPPKTPRRDELFLSSLEQRLPADHFYRRLDTKLDLSFVRDWVADKYAAIGRPSIDPVVFFRLQLILFFEGLRSERKLIEAADLNIAHRWYLGYGWDEPLPDHSSLSKIRARLGLEVFERFFNRVVELCCEAGLVWGKELYFDGTKVQANAALTSLRTRWSVAARDHLAALFTEEEPSGPAPYALPPDAADAPEATPEPASAPAPAAPDPAAPERLPFPGTAEAEQQLAAENQAQWKLLDEHRHPPDERSRSRGYQRLSDDQVSTTDPDATPMRRFSGDRASLGYHDQYVVDGGKHRIILAAFVTPADIMDNTPMLDLYRRVCFRWQLQPERVVADAKFGTGPNLEALLAAGTTPYIPVPDFDQRTEFYGPSHFRYDPERDEYVCPQGQPLPFWREKPTEEVRVYRADAHTCWICPVRDACTASGDGRIIQRSYYADAIEQVKGSRETAAYKKAMRKRKLWPEPLFGEAKQWHNLRRFRLRGLWKVNTEALLVAAGQNLKRWLKATGWRGRTGPAGGLALAAFASLCAVFSEIN; encoded by the coding sequence ATGCTTGGACCACCGAAGACCCCGCGCCGCGATGAGCTGTTTCTGAGCTCGCTGGAGCAGCGGCTCCCGGCGGACCACTTCTATCGCCGCCTCGATACCAAGCTCGACTTGAGCTTTGTGCGCGACTGGGTCGCCGACAAATACGCCGCCATCGGCCGCCCGAGCATTGACCCGGTCGTGTTCTTCCGGCTGCAGCTCATCCTGTTCTTCGAAGGCCTCCGCTCCGAGCGCAAGCTCATCGAGGCCGCCGACCTCAACATCGCGCACCGGTGGTATCTGGGCTACGGCTGGGACGAGCCCCTGCCCGACCACTCTAGCTTGTCCAAAATTCGTGCCCGCTTGGGGCTGGAGGTGTTCGAGCGGTTCTTCAACCGTGTGGTCGAACTTTGCTGCGAAGCGGGCCTGGTCTGGGGCAAAGAACTGTACTTCGATGGCACGAAGGTGCAAGCCAATGCCGCCCTCACCTCGCTCCGCACCCGCTGGTCCGTTGCGGCCCGTGACCATCTCGCGGCGCTCTTCACCGAGGAGGAGCCGAGCGGTCCCGCGCCGTATGCGCTGCCGCCGGACGCGGCGGACGCCCCGGAGGCCACACCGGAGCCGGCCAGCGCGCCAGCGCCCGCCGCCCCTGACCCCGCCGCACCGGAGCGCTTGCCCTTTCCGGGCACCGCTGAGGCAGAGCAGCAACTCGCCGCCGAGAATCAGGCCCAGTGGAAGCTGCTGGACGAACATCGGCATCCCCCAGACGAGCGGAGTCGCAGCCGGGGCTATCAGCGCCTCAGCGACGACCAGGTGAGCACCACCGACCCCGATGCGACCCCCATGCGGCGCTTCAGCGGTGACCGGGCCAGCCTCGGCTATCACGACCAGTACGTGGTCGACGGTGGCAAGCACCGCATCATTCTCGCGGCGTTCGTCACGCCCGCCGACATCATGGACAACACGCCGATGCTCGACCTGTACCGGCGCGTCTGCTTCCGCTGGCAGCTCCAACCGGAGCGGGTGGTCGCCGATGCCAAGTTCGGCACGGGGCCCAACCTGGAGGCGCTGCTGGCGGCCGGCACGACGCCCTACATCCCCGTGCCGGATTTCGACCAGCGCACGGAGTTTTACGGTCCCTCCCACTTTCGCTATGACCCGGAGCGGGACGAGTACGTTTGCCCGCAGGGCCAGCCCTTACCCTTCTGGCGGGAGAAGCCCACCGAAGAGGTGCGCGTCTATCGCGCCGACGCGCACACCTGCTGGATTTGTCCGGTGCGCGATGCCTGCACCGCCAGTGGGGACGGGCGCATCATCCAGCGCTCCTACTACGCGGACGCCATCGAACAGGTGAAGGGCTCTCGCGAGACCGCGGCCTACAAGAAGGCGATGCGCAAACGCAAGCTCTGGCCCGAGCCATTGTTTGGGGAAGCCAAGCAGTGGCACAACTTACGGCGATTCCGGTTACGCGGCCTGTGGAAAGTGAATACCGAAGCGTTATTGGTGGCGGCAGGACAAAATCTCAAGCGATGGCTGAAAGCAACGGGTTGGCGCGGGCGAACAGGACCGGCAGGCGGCCTCGCGCTCGCTGCTTTCGCTTCACTGTGTGCTGTTTTCAGCGAAATCAATTAA
- a CDS encoding FAD-dependent oxidoreductase gives MSKLPREAEARTVGRRVRRWVGRGRAVKTEETYDLVVIGGGTAGETAARVAKRKLDRVALVERERLGGDCLWYGCVPTKAMLASAKAARIVHQCSDFGIAAVDARLDFAAVMARKDRIVARIEQTELPETFRREGIDVLLGPARFRTTHKLEIGDQPVTADRFVIATGSRPAVPPIEGLNTAGYLTNVDAVKLQNLPQSLVVLGGGPIGCEFAQMFRRFGVAVTVVEMEDRLLPREDEEISGLLAASLVAEGIALRLGQRVTRVERTTEGRRLHLAQQNGPPETVTAEQVLVATGRTPRTDLNLEAAGVAYNKGGIKTDRRLRTTAQHIWAAGDVVGPYLFTHVAAYHGDIAGTNAAGGRKKVSYRALPWATFTDPEVARAGLTEAEARQHYGDRVTVVRWPLAAVDRALCEGEPAGLIKLVLTPGIWFGLVGGELVGAHIIGTQAAEWLHQLLLVMRARLPAGLAVWPVHVYPTLALGVQQALGQLFKYSGPPTGVQVPAAGGDQERAVHGVVRP, from the coding sequence ATGTCGAAGCTGCCCCGTGAAGCTGAAGCGCGCACTGTCGGTCGCCGCGTAAGGCGCTGGGTGGGACGCGGCCGGGCGGTCAAGACCGAGGAGACGTACGACCTGGTTGTCATCGGCGGCGGTACCGCGGGCGAAACGGCCGCCCGCGTGGCGAAGCGGAAGCTGGACCGCGTGGCGCTGGTCGAGCGCGAGCGCCTTGGCGGGGACTGTTTGTGGTACGGCTGCGTGCCGACCAAGGCGATGCTGGCCTCGGCGAAAGCGGCACGAATCGTGCACCAGTGCAGCGATTTTGGCATCGCAGCCGTAGACGCCCGGCTCGACTTCGCGGCGGTGATGGCGCGCAAGGACCGCATCGTCGCGCGGATTGAGCAGACCGAGTTGCCCGAGACGTTCCGTCGCGAGGGGATCGACGTGTTGCTGGGGCCTGCGCGGTTCCGCACCACCCACAAGCTGGAGATCGGCGATCAGCCAGTCACGGCGGACCGCTTCGTGATCGCCACGGGCTCGCGGCCCGCTGTCCCGCCGATCGAGGGGTTGAATACCGCGGGCTACCTCACCAACGTCGACGCAGTCAAGCTCCAGAACCTGCCACAGTCACTTGTTGTGCTGGGTGGTGGACCGATCGGCTGCGAGTTCGCGCAGATGTTCCGGCGCTTCGGCGTGGCGGTGACGGTCGTAGAGATGGAAGACCGCCTGCTACCGCGCGAAGACGAGGAGATCAGTGGCCTGCTCGCCGCCTCGCTGGTCGCCGAGGGGATCGCGTTGCGCCTCGGCCAACGGGTGACGCGCGTGGAGCGAACCACCGAGGGGCGGCGGCTGCACCTCGCACAGCAGAACGGACCGCCCGAAACGGTCACGGCGGAACAGGTGCTGGTCGCGACCGGGCGCACGCCGCGCACCGACCTGAACCTCGAAGCCGCGGGCGTCGCCTATAACAAAGGCGGCATCAAGACGGATCGGCGGCTGCGCACCACCGCACAGCACATCTGGGCGGCGGGCGATGTGGTCGGGCCGTACCTCTTCACCCACGTCGCCGCCTATCACGGAGATATCGCCGGCACGAACGCGGCGGGCGGCCGCAAGAAGGTTAGCTACCGAGCCCTGCCCTGGGCGACCTTTACCGACCCGGAGGTGGCGCGGGCAGGGCTGACAGAGGCCGAGGCACGGCAGCACTACGGCGACCGGGTCACGGTCGTGCGCTGGCCGCTGGCGGCGGTGGACCGGGCGCTCTGCGAGGGCGAGCCCGCGGGCCTGATCAAGCTGGTACTCACGCCGGGCATCTGGTTCGGCCTCGTCGGAGGTGAGCTGGTCGGGGCGCATATCATCGGCACTCAGGCGGCCGAGTGGTTACACCAGCTCCTGCTCGTCATGCGCGCCCGGCTGCCCGCCGGGCTCGCGGTCTGGCCCGTGCATGTCTACCCAACGCTCGCGCTGGGCGTGCAGCAGGCGCTCGGGCAGCTCTTCAAGTACTCCGGGCCCCCCACAGGCGTCCAGGTTCCTGCGGCGGGCGGTGACCAGGAGCGCGCGGTACACGGCGTGGTGCGGCCATAG
- a CDS encoding molybdopterin-dependent oxidoreductase: MGEHSAPGPYAAGSRATAPSAGSLWLWALSGLVAGLTLSGAMLGLRLLTGVPSLPEVVQDRLLEILPGQLVGSLIDHLQFAAKPFLLVGWVAGQTAAGVLLGVLVGVVADRRRVRRDPGLVALHGLIVGAAFWLATELLALPALGVGPLGVTVREGVRSAAWSLAAFVLYGLVLVGFRRLLAPRPLAQGSGDTELRRSVSRRHVIAVCMAGGAAAFAGATLWRIVQQLGEHGTPTVRATSSGAQAPQAAARSAAPASAALAPVDTAPATPAAASPIAAATRPPASATPAPVFTAPNGISLEITPNDQFYVVTKNLVDPVVRADGWALDVAGMVNQTRRFSYQDLLGLPASDQFTTLECISNLVGGNLISNTRWTGVPLAMLLDQVGVQDEAAWVVFTSADNYKESLPLDAARQPHTLLAYHMNGSPIADKHGFPLRLLTTGLYGMKNPKWLNRIELAAQAPTGTWERSGWKPDRGVETMARFDTRPEQVPAGVPVLLGGIAFTGDRGVLRVEVSADAGGSWSPASLKPPLSPFTWVLWSYRWIPPSAGDYTLQVRATDGAGTPQTAQKKLSYSTGATGLHTIQVQVV, translated from the coding sequence ATGGGCGAGCATTCGGCGCCTGGCCCGTACGCGGCAGGGAGCCGCGCCACGGCGCCGTCTGCCGGCAGTCTCTGGCTCTGGGCGTTGTCCGGACTGGTGGCTGGGCTTACGCTCAGCGGCGCGATGCTCGGGCTGAGGCTGCTGACCGGGGTGCCGTCGCTGCCCGAGGTCGTTCAGGATCGGTTACTCGAGATCTTGCCCGGTCAGCTGGTCGGCTCCCTGATCGATCACCTGCAGTTCGCAGCCAAGCCGTTCCTACTGGTCGGCTGGGTGGCCGGGCAAACGGCCGCCGGCGTGCTGCTCGGCGTGCTGGTGGGTGTCGTCGCGGATCGCCGGCGGGTTCGCCGGGATCCGGGTCTGGTTGCGCTGCACGGTCTGATCGTTGGCGCCGCGTTCTGGCTGGCGACGGAGCTGCTGGCGCTGCCCGCGCTCGGCGTGGGGCCGCTGGGCGTGACCGTGCGCGAAGGCGTGCGCTCGGCCGCCTGGTCGTTGGCCGCGTTCGTTCTGTACGGGCTGGTGCTCGTCGGCTTTCGTCGCCTGCTGGCGCCCCGACCGTTAGCCCAGGGCAGCGGGGACACGGAACTGCGGCGCAGCGTCTCGCGTCGCCACGTGATCGCGGTGTGCATGGCCGGCGGCGCGGCAGCCTTCGCCGGGGCGACCCTCTGGCGGATCGTGCAACAGCTGGGCGAGCATGGCACACCCACGGTCCGGGCAACGAGTTCCGGCGCTCAAGCGCCGCAAGCTGCAGCGCGGTCGGCGGCGCCGGCAAGCGCCGCGCTCGCTCCCGTGGACACCGCGCCCGCAACGCCCGCGGCCGCCTCGCCCATCGCCGCCGCCACGCGGCCGCCGGCGTCTGCCACGCCAGCGCCGGTCTTCACGGCGCCGAACGGCATCTCGCTGGAGATCACGCCCAACGACCAGTTCTATGTCGTGACCAAGAACCTGGTCGATCCGGTGGTGCGCGCCGACGGCTGGGCGCTCGACGTCGCCGGCATGGTGAACCAGACCCGCCGCTTCTCGTACCAGGACCTTCTCGGCTTGCCCGCCTCTGACCAGTTCACGACGCTCGAATGCATCAGCAATCTCGTGGGCGGCAACCTGATCAGCAATACGCGCTGGACCGGCGTGCCGCTGGCCATGCTCCTTGATCAGGTGGGTGTGCAGGACGAGGCTGCCTGGGTGGTGTTCACATCGGCGGACAACTACAAGGAGAGCCTGCCGCTGGACGCCGCGCGGCAGCCGCACACGTTGCTCGCCTACCACATGAACGGCAGCCCCATCGCCGACAAGCACGGCTTCCCGCTGCGCCTGCTCACGACCGGCCTGTACGGCATGAAGAATCCGAAGTGGCTCAACCGGATCGAGCTGGCAGCGCAGGCGCCTACCGGAACCTGGGAGCGTTCGGGCTGGAAACCGGATCGAGGTGTCGAGACGATGGCGCGCTTCGATACACGCCCCGAGCAGGTGCCAGCCGGCGTGCCCGTGCTGCTCGGCGGCATCGCCTTCACCGGCGATCGGGGCGTCCTGCGTGTTGAGGTCAGCGCCGACGCCGGCGGGAGCTGGTCGCCGGCCTCGCTCAAGCCGCCGCTCTCCCCGTTCACCTGGGTGCTGTGGTCGTACCGCTGGATTCCCCCGTCCGCCGGTGACTACACGTTGCAGGTGCGAGCGACCGACGGGGCGGGCACGCCCCAAACGGCGCAGAAGAAGTTGTCATACAGCACCGGCGCCACGGGGCTGCACACCATCCAGGTGCAGGTGGTTTGA
- a CDS encoding plastocyanin/azurin family copper-binding protein: protein MWGDRRLMAASCRRAWLGGAVLGIAALVAGCGSNGPQAPTRAAATVQPQPATVAAAASPAATTAAPAGTATAAASAITVRPATASATPAPTATAQAAARAAFPAQIVEPKDSRGQSDPTTWTFAPRPITVTAGATVTWTNTGISTHTVTADDGTSFDSGAIQRGDAWSFTFAKAGTFPYHCTFHSWMKGTVLVGG, encoded by the coding sequence ATGTGGGGCGATCGCCGGCTCATGGCGGCGTCTTGCCGCCGGGCGTGGCTCGGCGGCGCCGTGCTCGGGATCGCGGCGCTCGTTGCCGGCTGCGGCTCGAACGGGCCGCAGGCGCCGACCAGAGCCGCGGCCACCGTGCAGCCCCAACCTGCGACGGTGGCCGCGGCCGCCTCACCCGCCGCCACGACGGCTGCCCCGGCGGGGACGGCCACCGCGGCGGCGAGCGCCATCACCGTCCGACCGGCGACGGCCTCCGCCACCCCTGCACCGACCGCGACGGCGCAGGCCGCGGCACGCGCAGCATTCCCGGCCCAGATCGTGGAGCCGAAGGACAGTCGCGGCCAGTCCGATCCCACGACCTGGACCTTCGCACCGCGTCCAATCACGGTGACTGCCGGCGCCACCGTCACCTGGACGAACACCGGCATCTCCACCCACACAGTGACGGCCGACGACGGCACGTCGTTCGACTCCGGCGCCATTCAGCGCGGTGACGCCTGGTCGTTTACGTTCGCAAAAGCGGGCACGTTTCCCTACCATTGCACCTTCCACAGCTGGATGAAAGGCACCGTTCTCGTCGGTGGATAG
- a CDS encoding DUF3179 domain-containing protein, whose product MDLREIDSGGPSRDGIPPLDKPSFRPVPDGDGFLTAVEPVIAFEHNGDARAYPLQILIWHEIVNDTVGGLPVTVTFCPLCNTAIVFDRTLDGRVLDFGTTGNLLDSDLVMYDRQTESWWQQFAGEAIVGELTGKQLTYLPAAVVSWAQFKERYPRGAVLSRDTGYDRPYGENPYAGYDNAADPPFLYNGSIDKRLLPKEHVVTVAINDEAVAYPFRVLQKAQVVNDTVDNEPIVIFWQKGTTSALDAEQIAKSVDIGSATAFSALLDGRRLTFQAVNGGFTDAESGSQWSVLGRATAGPLQGRQLPAIVHGTPFWFAAAVAYPKIRVYAP is encoded by the coding sequence GTGGACCTGCGGGAGATCGATTCAGGCGGTCCGTCGCGAGACGGCATCCCGCCGCTGGACAAGCCGTCGTTCCGGCCCGTGCCCGACGGCGACGGCTTTCTCACGGCCGTGGAGCCGGTCATCGCCTTTGAGCATAACGGCGACGCCCGCGCCTATCCCCTGCAGATCTTGATCTGGCACGAGATCGTCAACGACACGGTCGGCGGCCTCCCCGTCACCGTCACCTTCTGCCCGCTCTGCAACACCGCGATCGTTTTCGACCGCACGCTCGACGGCCGCGTGCTCGACTTCGGCACCACCGGCAACCTGCTTGACTCGGATCTGGTGATGTACGACCGGCAAACCGAGTCCTGGTGGCAGCAGTTCGCCGGCGAGGCAATCGTCGGCGAACTCACCGGTAAGCAGCTGACCTACCTGCCGGCCGCGGTCGTCTCCTGGGCGCAGTTCAAGGAGCGCTACCCGCGGGGCGCGGTGCTTTCGCGTGACACGGGCTACGATCGACCGTACGGCGAGAATCCGTACGCCGGCTACGACAACGCGGCGGACCCGCCCTTCCTCTACAACGGCAGCATCGACAAGCGCCTGCTGCCGAAGGAGCACGTCGTGACCGTGGCGATCAACGATGAGGCGGTCGCATACCCGTTCCGTGTCCTGCAGAAGGCCCAGGTGGTGAACGACACGGTCGACAACGAGCCGATCGTGATCTTCTGGCAGAAAGGCACAACGTCGGCGCTCGATGCTGAACAGATCGCGAAGTCGGTGGACATCGGCAGCGCCACGGCGTTCAGCGCGCTGCTCGACGGCCGGCGCTTAACCTTCCAGGCGGTGAACGGCGGCTTCACGGATGCGGAGAGCGGCAGCCAGTGGAGTGTGCTGGGCCGCGCCACCGCCGGGCCGCTGCAGGGTCGCCAGTTGCCGGCCATCGTGCACGGCACACCCTTCTGGTTCGCCGCCGCCGTCGCCTATCCGAAGATTCGAGTGTACGCCCCGTAG
- a CDS encoding TlpA disulfide reductase family protein translates to MPIAAVLIGIFAACGSAGSRVARTAEPPAAPASAPAVASVPAPQATRRAASFSLVAYQDQATLGGDQLDFSRLLGQGKPVVLNFWAGLCPPCRQEMPGFQRAYDALNGAVTLVGVDFGPFTGLGSHDDARRLLQQLNIRYPAGYALTAEVLRAFDARSMPTTVLFDAHGRVATRHAGYYAEDQLRADIQRLLAAAGQ, encoded by the coding sequence GTGCCCATCGCCGCCGTCCTGATCGGTATCTTCGCCGCCTGCGGATCGGCCGGTAGCAGGGTCGCGCGGACGGCCGAACCACCCGCCGCGCCGGCGAGCGCACCGGCCGTCGCGTCCGTGCCGGCACCGCAGGCAACGCGGCGAGCCGCCAGCTTTTCCCTTGTTGCCTATCAGGACCAGGCCACGCTCGGCGGCGACCAGCTGGACTTCAGCCGGCTGCTGGGACAGGGCAAGCCGGTGGTCCTCAACTTCTGGGCCGGTCTCTGCCCGCCGTGCCGGCAAGAGATGCCCGGCTTCCAACGTGCGTACGATGCGCTCAACGGCGCCGTCACCCTCGTGGGTGTCGATTTCGGGCCGTTCACCGGGCTGGGCAGCCACGACGACGCTCGCCGGCTGCTCCAGCAGCTCAACATCCGCTACCCGGCCGGCTACGCACTGACCGCGGAGGTGCTGCGCGCGTTCGACGCGCGCAGCATGCCGACAACCGTGCTGTTCGATGCACATGGCCGCGTGGCCACGCGGCACGCCGGCTACTACGCCGAGGACCAGTTGCGCGCCGACATCCAGCGACTGCTGGCCGCAGCCGGCCAGTAG
- a CDS encoding XRE family transcriptional regulator encodes MHLSDSDIGQNIQRARYQRGLTQAELATAVGLDRTAISRIEAGARSLAATELARVAAALDAAVPDLLQPAPVRPHAPSLARMLMRAAAVTANDEPQLAWFADLIEQASPAAAAAALSALPPRLHHLPAAAAGELAARWARRRMALGPLAPLHGLSGALARLGIPVVLARFPSASRLAGCALTLPGGLSAVLVNANHPPARRRFTVAHELAHLLFDTESLVSACDAGEIRPGPRSRPEQRADAFAAAFLLPRHTLTPLAAPPLDLEPLHALEAAYGVSHAAAVHRLHELRLLSDEQARVLRTLGRRPRPTRPQGPPARTADTAPKATAPPFRLAGESLARLLGDAGARRAGDHHGYEVVADAEVVP; translated from the coding sequence ATGCACCTCTCCGACTCCGACATAGGCCAGAACATCCAGCGCGCCCGCTACCAGCGCGGCCTCACCCAGGCGGAGCTCGCCACCGCCGTCGGCCTCGACCGCACCGCCATCAGCCGCATCGAGGCCGGCGCCCGCAGCCTCGCCGCCACCGAGCTGGCCCGCGTCGCCGCCGCCCTCGATGCCGCCGTCCCCGACCTCCTGCAACCGGCTCCGGTGCGGCCGCACGCCCCCAGCCTGGCACGCATGCTCATGCGCGCGGCCGCCGTCACCGCCAACGATGAACCGCAGCTCGCCTGGTTCGCCGACCTGATCGAGCAGGCAAGCCCGGCCGCCGCCGCTGCGGCACTCTCCGCGCTTCCCCCGCGCCTGCACCATCTGCCCGCCGCCGCCGCCGGCGAGTTGGCGGCCCGCTGGGCGCGCCGGCGCATGGCACTCGGCCCGCTCGCCCCGCTGCACGGCCTCTCCGGCGCCCTCGCCCGGCTCGGCATCCCCGTCGTCCTCGCCCGCTTTCCCAGCGCCTCGCGCCTCGCCGGCTGCGCCCTCACCCTGCCCGGCGGGCTGTCCGCCGTGCTGGTCAACGCCAATCATCCCCCCGCGCGTCGGCGCTTCACCGTCGCGCACGAGCTGGCGCACCTCCTCTTCGACACCGAGAGCCTGGTCAGCGCCTGCGACGCGGGCGAGATCCGTCCCGGCCCGCGCTCGCGCCCCGAACAGCGCGCCGATGCCTTCGCCGCCGCGTTTCTGCTCCCCAGGCACACGCTCACCCCGCTGGCCGCGCCGCCGCTCGACCTGGAACCCCTGCACGCCCTCGAGGCTGCCTACGGCGTCAGCCATGCGGCAGCCGTCCACCGGCTGCACGAGCTGCGCCTGCTCAGCGACGAACAGGCGCGCGTGCTGCGCACGCTCGGCCGGCGCCCCCGGCCAACCCGCCCTCAGGGGCCACCTGCACGCACCGCAGACACGGCGCCGAAGGCCACGGCGCCGCCCTTCCGCCTCGCCGGCGAGTCGCTCGCGCGCCTGCTCGGCGATGCCGGCGCCCGCCGCGCCGGCGACCACCACGGCTACGAAGTCGTTGCCGATGCAGAAGTCGTGCCCTGA